The following coding sequences are from one Mus pahari chromosome X, PAHARI_EIJ_v1.1, whole genome shotgun sequence window:
- the Ppp1r2c gene encoding protein phosphatase inhibitor 2 family member C, whose protein sequence is MATSSTSHRPIKGILKNKSSTTSVEDSSQPSVRPGTQELQRKKSQKWDESNIIATHYPFYKDYDLMKKNEPGNPFGSVPHDGEDTVSEVQGKDAMTHNTLVKKLAASDTLETSYQGEEQESSSGAHSSKFFLDKQEKQRQFEMKRKLHYNEGLNIKLARQLISEELQSEVEEDENQQRLHSNY, encoded by the coding sequence ATGGCAACCTCCTCCACCTCACACAGACCCATCAAGGGGatactcaaaaacaaaagttCAACAACTTCAGTGGAGGATTCTTCCCAGCCATCTGTAAGACCAGGCACTCAAGAGCTGCAACGGAAGAAATCGCAGAAGTGGGATGAATCCAACATAATAGCAACCCACTATCCATTCTACAAAGACTATGACCTGATGAAGAAGAATGAGCCCGGCAACCCGTTTGGGAGCGTGCCACATGATGGAGAAGACACCGTAAGTGAAGTTCAAGGAAAAGACGCCATGACCCACAACACCTTAGTGAAGAAACTCGCAGCCTCTGACACTTTGGAAACCAGTTATCAGGGTGAGGAGCAAGAAAGCAGCAGCGGTGCGCATAGTAGCAAGTTCTTCCtggacaaacaagaaaagcaacgGCAATTTGAGATGAAAAGGAAGTTACACTACAACGAAGGATTAAACATCAAATTGGCCAGACAACTGATATCGGAGGAGCTGCAATCTGAAGTAGAGGAAGATGAAAACCAACAACGTCTACATTCAAATTATTGA